Proteins encoded within one genomic window of Hermetia illucens chromosome 2, iHerIll2.2.curated.20191125, whole genome shotgun sequence:
- the LOC119648463 gene encoding uncharacterized protein LOC119648463, which produces MSDILNVTRKISFDNSISKIEYHSYSPFLSSYNSSDEIRIPIQQQDLCILPSQSFIYIEGALTKTDGTISALAKLTNNSVAFLFDEIRYELNGVEIDRNKNVGITPTLKNYVSLNENESKMLYNAAWSPNESITPSSGYFNFSIPVRKLLGFAEDYKKIIVNAKHELILVRTRSDENAFISSTDNVHIKIFKLQWKVLHVSPDGAEKLSMLKYIESGHPIQLSFRNWELYEYPVLPTTTDHVWNVKTTGQLEKPRYVILALQTNRKNLKDKDASKFDHCDLTNIKTHLNSESYPYDDMNIKFSRDRFALLYDMYCNFQQSYYGVQPQPLLSRSEYKESAPIIVIDCSRLNESMKSGSVDIRLDMKTSVDVPALTTAYCLLLHDRVIEYNPLTSSVQKLV; this is translated from the coding sequence atgagcGATATCCTGAACGTTACACGTAAAATCAgttttgataatagtatatcaaaAATCGAATACCATAGCTACTCTCCATTTTTATCATCATACAACTCCAGTGATGAAATCCGAATACCCATACAACAAcaggatttgtgtattttgcCGAGTCAGAGTTTCATTTACATTGAAGGCGCCTTAACTAAAACAGATGGAACAATATCAGCACTAGCTAAATTGACGAATAATAGCGTAGCTTTCCTATTTGATGAGATAAGATATGAACTGAATGGAGTAGAAATCGATCGAAACAAAAATGTGGGAATAACACCGACTTTAAAAAATTATGTATCACttaatgaaaacgaaagtaaaATGCTTTATAATGCCGCTTGGTCACCGAACGAATCTATCACGCCGTCAAGTGGTTACTTTAACTTTTCTATTCCGGTAAGAAAACTTTTGGGATTTGCCGAGGACTACAAGAAAATTATTGTAAACGCTAAACACGAGCTAATTTTGGTACGCACAAGAAGCgatgaaaatgcatttatttcatcCACTGATAATGTACAcatcaaaatttttaaactacAGTGGAAGGTGCTCCATGTTAGTCCCGATGGCGCTGAAAAATTGTCAATGTTGAAATATATTGAATCGGGACATCCGATTCAATTAAGCTTTCGAAATTGGGAACTGTACGAATATCCGGTTCTACCCACAACAACAGATCATGTGTGGAATGTGAAAACCACAGGTCAACTCGAAAAACCTCGATATGTTATTTTAGCTTTACAgacaaatcgaaaaaatctCAAAGACAAAGATGCCAGCAAATTTGATCACTGTGAtttaacaaatattaaaacacaTTTAAACTCCGAATCGTATCCTTATGACGatatgaatattaaattttcccgTGATCGATTCGCTCTTCTTTATGATATGTACTGCAATTTTCAACAATCTTATTACGGTGTACAACCTCAGCCACTACTTTCACGAAGCGAATATAAGGAATCTGCACCAATTATAGTAATTGATTGTTCACGTCTAAATGAATCCATGAAATCTGGCTCAGTGGATATAAGGTTAGACATGAAAACATCTGTAGATGTGCCTGCCTTAACAACAGCTTACTGCTTGCTCCTACATGATCGTGTGATAGAGTACAACCCACTTACTTCTTCAGTTCAAAAACTTGTATAA